In Harpia harpyja isolate bHarHar1 chromosome Z, bHarHar1 primary haplotype, whole genome shotgun sequence, a single window of DNA contains:
- the ZC3H4 gene encoding LOW QUALITY PROTEIN: zinc finger CCCH domain-containing protein 4 (The sequence of the model RefSeq protein was modified relative to this genomic sequence to represent the inferred CDS: inserted 1 base in 1 codon) codes for MSVDSGKNFPPVSVFCNTNSCLRDMASSPRTRSDSPREDGELEEGELEDDGGEEAQDPSESHERGRKEKGEKHHSDSDDEKAHRRMKRKRRKEREKEKRRSKKKRKSKHKRHASSSDDFSDYSEDSDFSPGEKGHRKYREYSPPYSSSHQQYPSSHSAPMQKKSYSKMESKNYGMYEDYENEEYGQYEGEEDEDIGKEDYDDFAKELNQYRRAKEGSHRGRGGRGRGRGYRGRGGRGGMRGGRGMGRGNRGRGRSDHPEEEEEMYEEEMEYCDNEEPMGDDEYDDYSKELNQYRRSKENRGRGLNRGRGRGPRGRGNKGMGRGRGRGGNRSGMGKGGGMNEDDDYYDDDMGDGGGGGNYRRNDHDKPHQQSDKKGKVICKYFVEGRCTWGDHCNFSHDIELPKKRELCKFYITGYCARAENCPYMHGDFPCKLFHTTGNCINGDDCMFSHDPLTEETRELLDKMLADDAEAGAEDEKEVEELKKQGINPLPKPPPGVGLLPTPPRPPGPPAPTSPNGRPIPGGPPPPPPPPLPPPGPQMPPPMHEPLSPQQLQQQQDMYKKIPSLFEIVVRPTGQLAEKLGVRHPGPPPPRFPGPGGPPGPMPGPMHPDMHPDMHPDMHPDMHPDMHPDMHPDMHPDMHPDMPMGPGMNPGPPMGPGPPMMPYGPDDSPHSGMMPPIPPAQGFYDNFYQQQEGLEMDHGMMGDPEDYGSYDDMEGPPGEHMFPDPSLDHDALCEGGPPGLPKPPGSIPDFMPSAQRALYLRIQQKQQEEEERARRLAESNKQERENEEGDTGNWYSSDEDDGGSSVTSILKTLRQQSSGRPHAQSSHGEIGPPSGVSDPRLQKAQAGGSGRPADPRLRDPRLSRNVDLSIPSLPSDSGPTDPRLARHIPSSTPKPEVPHSSVIGSQKPPLLPDEEDGERALRDKPVNIPLDALPGHSLRDPRSQLQQFSHIKKDVVLNKPSFARMILWSPEDLIPLPIPKQEFIPIPAALQSMPTLDPRLNRSQTGLSDPRQRGGMAPGDTGSSSGTGLPDFELLSRILKTVNAAGSPSSSQSDKPSDPRMRKAPADPRLQKSVETGVSRTPKTAELVSAGDAAPAIAPYDPRLLTAGGLSKGSGQSSVLSAISLYDPRTPSSGGKASESPNEGNSSSKSSDSGKMTGKTKEPLFIRRSALDQPELEKASAESATDRYNSYNRPRPKAAAXPPPPAQETTPQPGVHNLPVPSVYGMVKQSAKSGSGSPFAGNSPAQDSEQQDAASLKDVFKGFDPTASPFCQ; via the exons ATGAGTGTGGATTCGGGGAAGAATTTTCCCCCAGTCAGTGTTTTCTGCAATACCAATAGTTGCTTAAGAGACATGGCTTCTTCACCGCGTACCCGCAGCGACTCTCCACG GGAGGATGGTGAACTGGAAGAAGGGGAGCTGGAGGATGATGGAGGAGAGGAGGCTCAGGATCCCTCCGAATCTCATGAAAGAGGTcggaaggagaaaggagagaagcatCACAGCGATTCGGATGATGAGAAAGCCCATCGACGGATGAAGCGCAAGCGtcggaaagagagagagaaagagaagaggagatccaagaagaaaaggaaatccaAACACAAG CGCCATGCTTCTTCCAGTGATGACTTCTCTGATTACAGTGAGGACTCAGACTTCAGTCCTGGTGAAAAGGGACACAGAAAATACAGGGAATACAGCCCTCCCTACTCTTCC TCCCACCAGCAGTATCCGTCCTCTCACAGCGCTCCCATGCAAAAGAAGAGCTACTCTAAAATGGAGAGCAAGAATTATGGCATGTATGAGGACTACGAGAATGAGGAGTACGGTCAGTACGAGGGGGAAGAGGATGAAGATATAGGGAAGGAAGATTACGATGACTTTGCAAAAGAGCTGAATCAATACCGGAGAGCGAAGGAAGGCTCTCACCGGGGGCGAG GTGGCCGTGGCCGAGGCAGAGGGTACAGAGGGCGAGGTGGCAGAGGGGGCATGAGAGGAGGCCGAGGCATGGGCCGAGGGAACCGAGGGCGAGGCAGAAGTGACCAccccgaggaagaggaggaaatgtaTGAAGAAGAGATGGAA TACTGCGATAATGAGGAGCCCATGGGTGATGACGAGTACGATGACTACTCGAAAGAGCTGAATCAGTACCGCAGGAGTAAGGAGAATCGTGGACGGG GTTTAAATCGAGGACGTGGTCGTGGCCccagaggaagaggaaataaagGAATGGGCAGAGGACGAGGCAGAGGCGGAAACAGAAGTGGGATGGGGAAAGGTGGTGGAATGAATGAAGATGATGATTACTACGATGACGACATGGGA GATGGAGGAGGTGGTGGAAATTACCGGCGGAACGACCACGACAAACCCCACCAGCAGTCGGATAAGAAAGGGAAAGTGATTTGCAAATACTTCGTGGAAGGCAGATGTACCTGG GGTGACCACTGCAATTTCAGTCATGACATTGAACTACCAAAGAAACGGGAACTGTGCAAGTTCTACATCACCGGCTACTGCGCCAGGGCTGAAAACTGCCCTTACATGCATG GAGATTTCCCTTGCAAGCTGTTCCACACCACAGGCAACTGTATCAACGGGGATGACTGCATGTTTTCTCATGATCCGCTCACAGAGGAGACGCGGGAGCTTCTGGACAAG atgctgGCGGATGATGCAGAAGCAGGTGCAGAGGATGAGAAAGAAGTTGAAGAGCTAAAGAAACAGGGCATCAatcccctccccaaaccaccccctGGGGTCGGCTTGCTGCCCACACCCCCTCGCCCACCCGGACCGCCGGCTCCAACGTCTCCCAACGGGAGACCCATCCCCGGAggccctcctccccctccgccGCCACCGCTTCCACCACCGGGGCCACAGATGCCGCCGCCGATGCACGAGCCTCTGTCAccgcagcagctgcagcaacaaCAGGACATGTACAAGAAGATCCCCTCGCTGTTTGAGATCGTCGTGCGGCCAACTGGGCAGCTGGCGGAGAAGCTGGGTGTCAG gcACCCAGGTCCACCTCCTCCCAGGTTCCCTGGGCCAGGAGGACCCCCAGGGCCAATGCCTGGACCCATGCACCCCGACATGCACCCTGACATGCACCCAGACATGCATCCCGACATGCACCCGGACATGCACCCTGACATGCACCCGGATATGCACCCGGACATGCACCCGGACATGCCAATGGGCCCAGGAATGAATCCTGGCCCTCCGATGGGTCCTGGACCCCCCATGATGCCCTACGGACCAGATGATTCCCCGCACTCCGGCATGATGCCGCCCATCCCACCAGCACAAGGTTTCTATGATAATTTCTACCAGCAGCAAGAAGGTCTGGAGATGGATCACGGCATGATGGGAGACCCAG AAGACTACGGCAGTTACGACGATATGGAAGGGCCTCCGGGAGAGCACATGTTCCCTGATCCATCCTTGGATCACGATGCCTTGTGCGAAGGAGGCCCGCCCGGCTTACCGAAACCACCGGGCAGCATCCCTGATTTCATGCCATCGGCGCAAAGAGCGCTTTACTTGAGaatccagcagaagcagcaagaggaagaggagagagctCGGAGACTAGCTGAGAGCAATAAGCAGGAACGTGAAAATGAGGAAG gtGATACTGGTAACTGGTATTCCAGTGACGAAGATGACGGTGGAAGTAGCGTCACCTCAATATTGAAAACCCTAAGGCAACAAAGCTCCGGCAGACCTCACGCCCAGTCCTCCCACGGAGAAATTGGGCCACCTTCTGGTGTGAGCGACCCTCGCCTGCAAAAAGCCCAAGCAGGAGGGAGCGGTCGTCCTGCCGATCCGCGTTTACGGGATCCCAGGCTTTCCCGAAACGTGGACCTTTCCATCCCATCTCTCCCCAGCGATTCGGGACCCACTGACCCCAGGCTTGCGCGACACAttccctcctccacccccaaaCCAGAAGTTCCTCATTCCAGTGTCATCGGCAGTCAGAAACCCCCCCTGCTCCCTGACGAGGAGGACGGGGAAAGGGCTCTACGGGATAAACCGGTCAACATCCCCTTAGATGCTCTCCCGGGCCATTCCCTGCGGGATCCccgctcccagctgcagcagttcAGTCACATCAAGAAAGACGTTGTCCTCAACAAACCCAGCTTTGCCCGGATGATCCTGTGGAGCCCAGAGGATCTGATTCCTCTGCCGATCCCAAAGCAAGAGTTTATTCCCATCCCGGCTGCCCTTCAATCCATGCCTACCCTCGATCCGCGTCTTAACCGATCCCAAACGGGTCTTTCCGATCCCAGGCAGAGAGGGGGAATGGCACCAGGGGACACCGGTTCCTCTTCAGGCACCGGTCTCCCCGATTTCGAGCTCCTGTCGAGGATATTAAAGACTGTGAACGCGGCTGGCAGCCCATCTTCCAGCCAGAGCGACAAACCCAGTGACCCTCGGATGCGGAAAGCCCCTGCCGATCCCCGGTTACAAAAATCTGTGGAAACGGGGGTTTCTAGAACCCCTAAAACGGCAGAGCTGGTGTCTGCTGGCGATGCCGCCCCAGCCATCGCTCCCTATGACCCTCGGCTGCTGACAGCCGGCGGGCTGAGCAAAGGCAGCGGGCAGAGCAGTGTGCTGAGCGCCATCAGCTTGTATGATCCCAGGACTCCGAGCTCGGGCGGCAAAGCTTCTGAGTCTCCTAACGAAGGTAATTCATCTTCCAAATCCTCAGATTCCGGCAAAATGACTGGTAAAACCAAGGAACCCCTTTTCATCCGGCGATCGGCGTTAGATCAACCCGAATTGGAGAAGGCGAGCGCCGAATCTGCTACGGACAGGTACAACAGCTATAACCGGCCTCGTCCCAAAGCCGCTG CGCCACCCCCCCCTGCCCAAGAAACGACCCCCCAACCCGGGGTCCACAACCTCCCGGTCCCCTCCGTTTACGGCATGGTCAAACAAAGCGCCAAATCCGGATCGGGAAGCCCATTTGCGGGGAACAGCCCGGCACAGGACAGCGAGCAGCAAGATGCTGCTTCCCTTAAAGATGTCTTTAAGGGTTTCGATCCCACGGCTTCTCCTTTCTGccagtag
- the SAE1 gene encoding SUMO-activating enzyme subunit 1 isoform X3 — protein sequence MVEKEEGGPGGISEEEAAQYDRQIRLWGLEAQKRLRASRVLLVGMKGLGAEVAKNLILAGVKGLTMLDHQQVSQEDTRAQFLIPVGSLGRNRAEASLERAQNLNPMVDVKADPESVESKPEEFFTQFDAVCLTCCSRDVMVKIDQICHKNSIKFFTGDVFGYHGYMFADLGEHEFVEEKTKVAKVSPGVEDGPDTKKAKLDSETTMVKKRVVFCQLKEALAVDWSGEKAKAALKRTTPDYFLLQGPVPAGPPPQQLLLLRRHQRQRDRGVPGPQLSSGQVWGGVEPPHFWFGGVGMVNHPPPQR from the exons atggtggagaaggaggaaggcGGCCCCGGCGGCATCAGCGAGGAGGAGGCGGCACAGTATGACCGGCAGATCCGGCTGTGGGGGCTCGAGGCCCAGAAGCG GTTGCGAGCTTCCcgggtgctgctggtggggatgaAGGGTCTCGGAGCAGAAGTGGCGAAGAATCTCATCTTGGCAGGAGTTAAAGGCTTGACCATGCTGGACCATCAGCAG GTTTCCCAAGAGGACACACGAGCTCAGTTCCTCATCCCCGTGGGTTCCTTAGGCCGCAACAGAGCCGAAGCCTCGCTGGAGCGGGCGCAGAACCTCAATCCCATGGTGGACGTAAAAGCTGACCCCGAGAGCGTGGAGAGCAAGCCCGAAGAGTTCTTCACCCAGTTCGACGCA GTCTGCCTAACCTGTTGCTCCCGGGATGTTATGGTGAAGATCGACCAGATTTGCCACAAGAACAGCATCAAGTTCTTCACCGGCGATGTTTTCGGCTACCATGGCTATATGTTTGCTGACCTCGGGGAACACGAATTTGTGGA agaGAAAACCAAGGTCGCCAAAGTCAGCCCAGGTGTGGAAGATGGGCCGGACACCAAAAAAGCCAAACTTGACTCGGAGACCACCATGGTGAAAAAG CGCGTGGTTTTCTGCCAGCTGAAGGAAGCCCTGGCCGTTGACTGGAGCGGGGAGAAGGCGAAGGCGGCACTGAAACGCACCACCCCGGATTATTTCCTCCTCCAAG GCCCTGTCCCAGCGGGACCCCCCCCACAACAACTTCTTCTTCTTCGACGGCATCAAAGGCAACGGGATCGTGGAGTGCCTGGGCCCCAGCTGAGCtcggggcaggtttgggggggggttgagccCCCCCacttttggtttgggggggttgggatggtaaaccacccccccccccagcggtaA
- the SAE1 gene encoding SUMO-activating enzyme subunit 1 isoform X2, giving the protein MSFPVARMAPLSCSLPGVSQEDTRAQFLIPVGSLGRNRAEASLERAQNLNPMVDVKADPESVESKPEEFFTQFDAVCLTCCSRDVMVKIDQICHKNSIKFFTGDVFGYHGYMFADLGEHEFVEEKTKVAKVSPGVEDGPDTKKAKLDSETTMVKKRVVFCQLKEALAVDWSGEKAKAALKRTTPDYFLLQVLLKFRTDNGRDPSPQNYTDDSKLLLQIRHDVLESLGVSTDLLLDEFVSYCFSEMAPVCAVVGGVLGQEVVKALSQRDPPHNNFFFFDGIKGNGIVECLGPS; this is encoded by the exons ATGAGTTTTCCTGTGGCGAGGATGGCACCGCTTAGCTGTTCCCTTCCAGGC GTTTCCCAAGAGGACACACGAGCTCAGTTCCTCATCCCCGTGGGTTCCTTAGGCCGCAACAGAGCCGAAGCCTCGCTGGAGCGGGCGCAGAACCTCAATCCCATGGTGGACGTAAAAGCTGACCCCGAGAGCGTGGAGAGCAAGCCCGAAGAGTTCTTCACCCAGTTCGACGCA GTCTGCCTAACCTGTTGCTCCCGGGATGTTATGGTGAAGATCGACCAGATTTGCCACAAGAACAGCATCAAGTTCTTCACCGGCGATGTTTTCGGCTACCATGGCTATATGTTTGCTGACCTCGGGGAACACGAATTTGTGGA agaGAAAACCAAGGTCGCCAAAGTCAGCCCAGGTGTGGAAGATGGGCCGGACACCAAAAAAGCCAAACTTGACTCGGAGACCACCATGGTGAAAAAG CGCGTGGTTTTCTGCCAGCTGAAGGAAGCCCTGGCCGTTGACTGGAGCGGGGAGAAGGCGAAGGCGGCACTGAAACGCACCACCCCGGATTATTTCCTCCTCCAAG tGCTGTTGAAGTTTCGTACGGATAACGGCCGGGATCCTTCCCCCCAAAACTACACCGACGACTCAAAGCTGTTGCTCCAGATCCGCCATGATGTCCTGGAGTCGCTGGGAGTCAGCACCGACCTGCTGCTGGACGAATTCGTCAG ctaCTGCTTCTCCGAAATGGCTCCTGTCTGCGCTGTGGTCGGAGGCGTCCTGGGCCAGGAGGTGGTCAAG GCCCTGTCCCAGCGGGACCCCCCCCACAACAACTTCTTCTTCTTCGACGGCATCAAAGGCAACGGGATCGTGGAGTGCCTGGGCCCCAGCTGA
- the SAE1 gene encoding SUMO-activating enzyme subunit 1 isoform X1: MVEKEEGGPGGISEEEAAQYDRQIRLWGLEAQKRLRASRVLLVGMKGLGAEVAKNLILAGVKGLTMLDHQQVSQEDTRAQFLIPVGSLGRNRAEASLERAQNLNPMVDVKADPESVESKPEEFFTQFDAVCLTCCSRDVMVKIDQICHKNSIKFFTGDVFGYHGYMFADLGEHEFVEEKTKVAKVSPGVEDGPDTKKAKLDSETTMVKKRVVFCQLKEALAVDWSGEKAKAALKRTTPDYFLLQVLLKFRTDNGRDPSPQNYTDDSKLLLQIRHDVLESLGVSTDLLLDEFVSYCFSEMAPVCAVVGGVLGQEVVKALSQRDPPHNNFFFFDGIKGNGIVECLGPS; encoded by the exons atggtggagaaggaggaaggcGGCCCCGGCGGCATCAGCGAGGAGGAGGCGGCACAGTATGACCGGCAGATCCGGCTGTGGGGGCTCGAGGCCCAGAAGCG GTTGCGAGCTTCCcgggtgctgctggtggggatgaAGGGTCTCGGAGCAGAAGTGGCGAAGAATCTCATCTTGGCAGGAGTTAAAGGCTTGACCATGCTGGACCATCAGCAG GTTTCCCAAGAGGACACACGAGCTCAGTTCCTCATCCCCGTGGGTTCCTTAGGCCGCAACAGAGCCGAAGCCTCGCTGGAGCGGGCGCAGAACCTCAATCCCATGGTGGACGTAAAAGCTGACCCCGAGAGCGTGGAGAGCAAGCCCGAAGAGTTCTTCACCCAGTTCGACGCA GTCTGCCTAACCTGTTGCTCCCGGGATGTTATGGTGAAGATCGACCAGATTTGCCACAAGAACAGCATCAAGTTCTTCACCGGCGATGTTTTCGGCTACCATGGCTATATGTTTGCTGACCTCGGGGAACACGAATTTGTGGA agaGAAAACCAAGGTCGCCAAAGTCAGCCCAGGTGTGGAAGATGGGCCGGACACCAAAAAAGCCAAACTTGACTCGGAGACCACCATGGTGAAAAAG CGCGTGGTTTTCTGCCAGCTGAAGGAAGCCCTGGCCGTTGACTGGAGCGGGGAGAAGGCGAAGGCGGCACTGAAACGCACCACCCCGGATTATTTCCTCCTCCAAG tGCTGTTGAAGTTTCGTACGGATAACGGCCGGGATCCTTCCCCCCAAAACTACACCGACGACTCAAAGCTGTTGCTCCAGATCCGCCATGATGTCCTGGAGTCGCTGGGAGTCAGCACCGACCTGCTGCTGGACGAATTCGTCAG ctaCTGCTTCTCCGAAATGGCTCCTGTCTGCGCTGTGGTCGGAGGCGTCCTGGGCCAGGAGGTGGTCAAG GCCCTGTCCCAGCGGGACCCCCCCCACAACAACTTCTTCTTCTTCGACGGCATCAAAGGCAACGGGATCGTGGAGTGCCTGGGCCCCAGCTGA
- the LOC128136631 gene encoding splicing factor 1-like, whose product MRRGEVGGASAPESGQGSVARCQTEHGAGADRNAPPRHGSCSCKPPGCDGQTAAGREPRRASSPPCLHILPAGGGGGSVGPACTSCLQGGEGGGRRSCVGIPPPSRPPPRRHPRLSCACPGAPPPNFVLYRCGTRGTPGAAHGEFHPTEDGDHERPPPKWGEPGGGLSPMVTSPGQPPVRSRSWAPACAVWVTLSSGPTSSSGSSGVASAAFFGVTFTAWSRSCWEPSTTCRQLPCPRGKPTSPACTFLPVLLPARTNTPPPHPAAPSPPTPPPP is encoded by the exons ATGAGGCGGGGGGAGGTGGGCGGGGCCTCCGCCCCAGAGAGCGGGCAGGGTTCAGTCGCGCGCTGCCAGACCGAGCACGGTGCCGGTGCCGATCGCAACGCGCCGCCCCGTCACGGTTCATGCAGCTGCA AGCCCCCCGGGTGCGATGGCCAGACCGCTGCGGGAAGGGAGCCTCGGCGAGCCTCCAGCCCCCCCTGCCTGCACATCCTGcctgcagggggggggggggggagcgttgGCCCTGCCTGCACATCCTGCCtgcaggggggagaggggggggggcgTCGGTCCTGCGTGGGGATCCCCCCCCCCTCACGCCCCCCCCCACGTCGTCATCCCCGTTTGAGCTGCGCTTGtcccggggctcccccccccaACTTCGTTCTCTATCGCTGCGGGACACGGGGAACCCCCGGCGCTGCCCACG gTGAGTTTCACCCTACGGAGGATGGGGACCACGAGCGACCCCCCCCAAAgtggggggagccggggggggggctgtccccaaTGGTCACctccccggggcagcccccggtCCGGAGCAGGAGCTGGGCGCCCGCCTGCGCCGTTTGGGTGACGCTTTCCAGCGGACCTACGAGCAGCAG CGGGAGCAGCGGGGTGGCGTCGGCGGCGTTTTTTGGGGTCACCTTTACCGCCTGGTCTCGCAGTTGCTGGGAGCCGTCTACaacctgcaggcagctgccttgccCGCGCGGGAAGCCAACTAGCCCTGCCTGTACTTTCCTGCCTGTACTCCTGCCTGCAAGGactaacacccccccccctcacccggccgccccctccccccctaCACCACCACCACCGTGA